The window CTGGGCAACCCACGTGGACTGGAAAGCACCATTACCCGTGGTGTGGTATCGGCCATCCGGGATCAGGGCAAAAAAGAAGCAGTGCTGCAGATAGATGCTGCCATTTCTCCGGGCAGTAGCGGCAGTCCTGTAATGACTATGGATGGAGAAGTAGTAGGGATTGCTACCTATAAAGCCCGCGATTGCGAAAGCTGTAATTTTGCCATGAATGTACAGGTGCTCGGTTTTTAATAACCAACATCACACCCCTGAAGGCATCATCCACAAAGATAGTAGAACCGGCTGCAAAGCCGGTTTTTTTATATGCCTCAATGGTAAAACATTAGGCCAAAAATGCGGTTATATATGAACAGGCCTATTAAACGGCGAGTACCCGTAAAGGTTTTAGAGCTATTTTACTTTTTTGCCTATGAACGACCGCATAAGAAAAAAACTAATTCAGATTGCCAGAGTAGATGATTCTCCCATATCATACCCAAGTTTGGTGTACCAGATGAGCCTGGGACTCAACCTGGAAAGTAATCATGAAAAGAACATGCTGGGAGAAATTCTCAATGAAATAAGCATGGCAGAACATGCCCAGGGCAGGCCTCTGTTAAGTGCTTTGGTGAAGATCAAGCCTAAAGGGCAGGGAGATAACTTCTTTAAGATGTGTGAAAAGTTGGGACTGGGACAGTGGAAGGACCTGAAAAGGGATCCTTCATTTCTGGATAAATGCAGGGAAGAGTGTCGTGAATTTTGGACGAACGAAGAAAACTACGAACGTTATTTACACCTTGAGGTAGAAAAGGTGTAACAATCATTTATATGGTAAATATAGAGACCGGTGCAATTGCACCGGTTTTTTTGCTTTAGGGGTATTGAATAGGTGTAGCGGATTTTGGTTATGCCTGTTGGTGCATTTTCAAGTGTGGTGGAACACATGCAATAGCTTCTTCCTTAGGTATTGTTCTATGGATTCTGATGGTGTATGCTAATGTAATATATTTTTTAAAAATCAATAATAATGCAGCAGAAGCTGCAGATGTATGATGTTAAAACATCATTATATCTGATTATTTAATCCGACACTCTCAAGAACAGAGAAAATTATTCAGGAATGGAATATTAATATGGCGCTATTTTAGCCTGCTAGGCCTTTAAATTGCTACTTAACTTAATAATTGCTAAACCAAAGTTTATGTAGTGTAGTAGTATTAATATGGCAATGTAAGATTGATGATAAATATTGACTTTTTAAGCTAGCCTTTTATGAAGAAACTTTTACTCTATCTTTCAAAAACAGTCTGGCTCATTGCTTTTATAGGCTTTCCTGCCTGTTCGCACGCGCAAATACTTGTTCAGGATTTTGAGGAGCTTGGTTCAGTACAGCAATGGTCCGGAACACAACTGCCGGCAGCAAACAGGGTCAATAATATAGAAAGCAGCGTCAATGGAACATTTACCCTGCAACAGCAGGAGGGCAGCCAGGTGCTGCAGCTTGCTAAGGCCAGTAATCAGCAAAGTGCTCCGCAGGCTTTTTTTCACAAAAGCTCAGATTTTGAAAATCAGGGTGTGGTAAAGGTACAGTTTGATCTGTCAGTTACTGCAGATGCGGCTACACGTGGTGTACTGGGAAGTATATATGTAGGCCAGAATCTGGGATCAGGTGGTTTTATTTTTCCGGAGAATAACAATCGCTTTGCTACTATAAACATCAACTTTGCAGGAGGCAATGCCTTTTCAATAGCAAACGCCATAGGGAGTACCCCAACTCCGGAGGAGAGCAGCGGCAGTATAACAGGCTTGGCGCGGGTAACCATTATTCTAAACAATACTGCAGGCACATTCACTTACCTGGCCCCCAATGGCGAAGCAAGTACTGTTGGCGCAAAAAGAATAGATATTTGGGTGGATAGGGGAATTGCTGTTAATGAAGCAGTCGCACAGGCCGCTCCCGGCGCCAGCATAAGTGCTTTGAAATTCATGACGCGTAATAATGCACTTCAGGGTACAGCATCTTTTGGCAATCTGCTGATTGATGAAGTGCCTCCAGCAGTAGTAACGCCTGTGCTGAATCCGGCTGGAGGCAGCTATACCGTTGGGGTCGGCGGTGACTTTACCAGCCTTACCCGTCCCGGCGGAGTCTTTCAGGCCCTGAATCAACTGGGCTCCATCAGTGGCCCTTTGAATTTTGTCATTACCAGCAATCTCATTTACGAAACCGGAGAGGTTGCCCTTCACCAGATTGAGGGTGCATCGGAATCGAATATTATACAGTTGCGTCCTCAAAATAAGGCTGACTACAGGATATCCGGCTCCAACATACAGGCGTGGGGTGCTCTCATCAGGTTAAAGGGGACAGATTGGATACGCTTTGATGGCCGCACCCTTAGTGGTGGCGGTGGTGGCATGGGATCAGGAGGTCACCTGCTTTTTCGTAATGCAGGAGCTGCGCCAACTTTTCATTTTGAGGGTGATGCTACCCATAATACCATTGCTTTCAGCCTGGTGCAGGGTGCCAGTGCATCGGCAGAGCAGGCCGTTATTTTCATGGGAAATGGCGTAAGTAGCGGAAATGACGGGAACACTTTTCTATATAACCACATTGGAGGCTACGGAAGCCAGCGGCCTGTGAATGCACTGGCTTCCCGCAACACCGCTTCCGGCAATACAACAGATAATGTGCTGATAGAGGGAAACCAGTTTTATGATTTTGCAGCCGCTGCCAGTCTTAATGTGGGCGGCAATCCGTGCACAATCATGGCTGGCCCGGGTAACAGTTCGTGGCGCATACTGCGCAACCATCTCTACCAGGAGCGCCAGTCGGCACCAGTGCTTAGAGAGGGTCTTGTGGAGCTCCAGGGTGTTTGTATCAGGTCGGGAACCGATTATCTGGTAGAGGGTAATCTTATCGGGGGCAGTGCTCCCTTTGCTGCTGGGAGTCCTCTAAGCGTAACCATTGATGAGAATGGATCAGGCATTCCCCCACACCCAAGTGTTATCCCCTTCAGCATCCATGCACAGGGCGGTAAAGTCGATATCATCAATAATACGGCCACAAACATTGAAGTTACTGGCAGGCCCGTTGGGTGTGATGATCTGGCCTTTGGATCGGTAGTACTCGCCGGAGAAGTTAACTTTATTGACAATACCTTTGGAGATCCGGCAGGCAATACCTCTATCACAGCCCGTAACATAAACAACAGCACTGTAAATGCCGGTTCGTACCTGGTAGTACCTGTATATTATCGTGGCCAGACAGGGAATACAACCAGTGGCGTAGTGCGCGGCAACTTTATTGGCTCGGTACGACTGGAGGGCAATGTTAGCGGTGCTGGTTATTCAGATACTAAATTCATAGGGATTCTTAACAACCAGAATGCTTCTGCCATAGAAATCAGCCAGAACACAATTGCTAATGTGCGTTCAGCAGTAAGTGGCAGGCTTAGTGTGTCCATGGTGGGTATACATGCCAGGGGCGGAGGTGCTACTGATATTTTTCGAAATGTGATTTATGGGTTTTATAATAATTCAACGGCTGTGTCAGTGGTTTGCCCCACCAGTCTGGGAGAGGGTAATGTGGCAGGCATCGTAGCGGATAATATAGCCGGCGAAACCAGGGTAGCTAATAACATGATTACCTTCGAGGATATTTACCCCCAGAGCCAGGCAGTATATTATGGGATTTATGTACCCTCCAACAGCAGCAGTGCTTCTAAAATATTCTACAACTCCGTTTATGTCTATGGTGGTGAAAACAACGCCACCGGCAGGAATTATGTTTTTTACCGCTCTGGTACCAGCAGAACTGAGGTTAGAAACAATATTTTCCTGAACACCCGTGCTACGACCCAAAATGCCAATTTTGTAATTGCCACTTCCAGAACAAGCGGCTGGACCTCCGGTAATAACCTGCTGCACCGTTCTTCCGGAGTTCCCTCCCTAAATGATTTTGGCAGGTATGGTTCCATCCTGGTTGATGATTGCAGTAGCTGGTCTGGCAGTACACTTGAGCAGAACTCTATCTGCGGCGAGAATATTGAGCAGGACTTTGTTGATCCGGTCAGCGGCAATTTGCGTATGGTGCAAACCCCTGAGCCCAGTGTAGTGGTAGATGCCGGCTATGAAATTGAAGAAATTGAGAACGACATTGATTTTGTACTAAGAATTGATCCGGATATTGGCGCCAGCGAAGTCTATAATGCCTGGATTGGTATGGTGAGTGATGACTGGTTTAATCCTGCAAACTGGTCTGCCAGGCGAGTACCCG of the Flammeovirgaceae bacterium 311 genome contains:
- a CDS encoding hypothetical protein (COG0480 Translation elongation factors (GTPases)) → MNDRIRKKLIQIARVDDSPISYPSLVYQMSLGLNLESNHEKNMLGEILNEISMAEHAQGRPLLSALVKIKPKGQGDNFFKMCEKLGLGQWKDLKRDPSFLDKCREECREFWTNEENYERYLHLEVEKV